A window of Antricoccus suffuscus genomic DNA:
CGTCGCCGGCGCGAGCTTGACCGCCAGGTCGGGTCGCAGGTCGGCGCGGTCGATCAGGATCCGGGCCGGAAGCCACGGGCCTTCGGCGAGCTCGACGTAGCCGGTGACGTACGGTTCGATCCCGTTGAACGCCGGATGCGTCGGCCGGTCGATCACGGTCCAGGTGACGAGTTTCGCCGTACCGGAGGCTTCTTCGCCGACGAGGTCGTCACTTTGGCAGGTGTCGCATCGGGTCGTCTCGTACGTCGTCGCGTCGCCGCATGCCTTGCAGCGCTGCACAAGTACGACGCCGCGGCCGAGCGCCTCGAAGAACGGAGCGACCCGTTCTGTGACGTCGATCGTGATGTCTGGCAGGTCGAAGCTCATCGTGCGTTCTCTCCTGGGGTGAGGATCGTCGTACCGTGGTGTTCGAGGATTCCGCCGTTGCCGCTGACCATGATCACGTCGCGCTTGTCGACCTGTCGGTCGCCGCCGTCGCCGCGCGCTTGGATGATCGCTT
This region includes:
- a CDS encoding Zn-ribbon domain-containing OB-fold protein, with the translated sequence MSFDLPDITIDVTERVAPFFEALGRGVVLVQRCKACGDATTYETTRCDTCQSDDLVGEEASGTAKLVTWTVIDRPTHPAFNGIEPYVTGYVELAEGPWLPARILIDRADLRPDLAVKLAPATASNGTAYPAFAQA